A window of Argopecten irradians isolate NY chromosome 1, Ai_NY, whole genome shotgun sequence contains these coding sequences:
- the LOC138315366 gene encoding dnaJ homolog subfamily C member 11-like, producing the protein MAAPMEGEGDIGDDYYAILNVDRQCSNVEIDAAYRRLTKIYHPDRHVDPVKKKHAENLFSKLKKAHDVLSDANKRQIYDRFGVKGLQVEGLELMTRTRSPAEIIAELNRYQQEQEDRKLQQRTNPHGMVTMGINATDVFDTDPDLDDELESYRSGIPSIEISHMSLNQSVQIPITKKDTSIIAGTLATRNGNGQGTFTAIWRRLTSDNGWAELEMSCGDHIGTSLRGFRKINRRCYCTANANISYLSSGSRRAIAFTGFQTMIACQLDTHLQGRLVWNVGRPSAMRTLIVYDKETYTIILTAQLGIPSSFLQSVFVKKFPDKNAKLRLSGKVSPLGVVVEYGCEKKVSQFSTLGATMSIGTSVGVSLKIKLIRGQQEFHFPIHLSENIVPEAIVYGTFIPLATYFVVKKLIVDPYLRRQEEESQEKKKEDVAEKMAAKKEEALATVELMQESVERSIETEERKRGLVILKALYGKLISDDDGELLEGQCIDVLTPVQALVRDSQLVLSDTKTKVDIPGFYDPCPGEKKTLYIRYKFRNKLHQVTIADDDAIRLPLQKHLLKEDT; encoded by the exons TGTTCTAACGTTGAAATTGATGCTGCCTATCGACGACTGACCAAAATTTACCATCCTGACAGACATGTTGATCCCGTCAAAAAGAAACACGCTGAAAATCTATTTAGCAAACTCAAAAAAGCTCATGATG TTCTCTCTGATGCAAACAAGAGACAGATATATGACCGCTTTGGTGTTAAAGGCCTCCAAGTGGAAGGCTTAGAG CTGATGACCAGAACAAGATCCCCTGCGGAGATTATTGCTGAACTGAATCGTTACCAACAGGAACAGGAAGACAGGAAACTACAACAGAGGACCAATCCACAT GGTATGGTGACGATGGGCATTAACGCAACAGATGTCTTTGATACAGATCCTGATTTGGACGATGAATTAGAGAGTTATAG ATCTGGCATACCTAGCATAGAAATTAGTCATATGAGTTTAAACCAGTCTGTCCAGATCCCGATCACAAAGAAAGACACATCAATTATAGCCGGCACTCTGGCCACACGTAACGGCAATGGACAGGGCACATTTACAGCGATCTGGAGAAGACTAACCTCTGATAACGGCTGGGCAGAG CTGGAGATGTCGTGTGGTGATCACATAGGAACTAGTCTACGTGGCTTTAGGAAAATCAATCGTCGATG TTACTGTACAGCCAATGCTAACATTTCGTACCTCTCTAGTGGAAGCAGAAGAGCTATCGCCTTCACAGGATTTCAGACAA TGATAGCTTGTCAACTGGATACCCATCTCCAGGGTCGGTTGGTGTGGAACGTCGGACGACCATCAGCAATGAGGACGCTTATTGTCTATGACAAGGAAACATACACAATAATATTAACGGCTCAG cTTGGCATTCCAAGTAGTTTTCTTCAAAGTGTCTTTGTCAAGAAATTTCCAGACAAAAATGCTAAATTGCGTCTTTCAGGGAA GGTGAGCCCTCTAGGTGTCGTGGTGGAGTATGGCTGTGAGAAGAAGGTGTCACAGTTCAGTACCCTCGGTGCCACCATGTCCATAGGAACCTCTGTTGGCGTCTCTCTCAAAATAAA GTTGATCAGAGGCCAACAAGAGTTCCACTTCCCGATCCATCTGTCGGAGAACATTGTCCCCGAGGCCATAGTATATGGTACATTTATTCCACTTGCTACATATTTTGTTGTAAAGAAGCTGATTGTAGACCCATACTTAAGACGGCAAGAAGAAGA ATcacaagaaaagaaaaaagaagatgTAGCTGAGAAAATGGCAGCTAAAAAGGAAGAAGCTTTGGCTACA GTAGAACTGATGCAGGAATCTGTTGAACGAAGTATTGAAACAGAGGAGAGAAAGCGAGGTTTAGTCATTCTTAAGGCTCTGTATGGCAAACTGATCTCAGACGATGATGG AGAACTACTGGAAGGACAGTGTATAGATGTACTCACGCCAGTACAGGCCTTGGTCCGCGACTCTCAACTCGTCCTGTCAGACACCAAAACAAAG gtggatataCCCGGTTTCTATGATCCCTGCCCAGGTGAGAAGAAAACACTCTATATACGATACAAATTCAGGAATAAGCTCCACCAGGTCACCATAGCAGACGACGATGCCATACGACTACCCTTACAAA AACATTTATTGAAAGAGGATACCTGA